One window of the Archangium primigenium genome contains the following:
- a CDS encoding ATP-binding protein has product MTQPHLTPHHTTDEALSGGGEMGALIRAKDWSGTPLGPAAAWPQSLRTAVSICLGSRFPYLILWGEELVQIYNDAFRPILGPAKHPQALGLSARETWPEVWSTVGPMVDGALHRGEASWVENQLFLFDRGALVEEVYLTFSHSPVRDETGRVGGIFQAVSDVTRGVLGARRLSTLRALTPEARSLEEAAHACLRVLGDNLSDVPFAALYLLEAGGARASLTATSGVRPGTRLAPLSVSLSDADVPWPFASALQRGAAVQVEGLRERFGEDVPEGPWPERPPGALVLPLARSGRGLAGGTEAVALLVLGVSARLRLDSEYLNFFELVAGHVATALASARAYQEERRRAEALAELDRAKTAFFSNISHEFRTPLTLILGPLDDLLASAHLGEDDKRELSIVQRNAGRLLRLVNSLLDFSRLESGRARAFFESTDLSLFTADLASAFRSAAERAGLRWVVDCPPLSAPVQVDREMWEKIVLNLLSNALKFTFEGEVRVELREEAEHLRLRVEDTGTGIPAAELPHVFERFHRVQGARSRTHEGTGIGLSLVRELVRLHGGVVGVRSTEGQGTCFTVDIPWAHVPSALEVRTESPESTATGARLFVDEASRWSERAPAEQPPAAAPVPGASFRGRVLLADDNADMRDYVRRVLSGAFEVECVADGQKALERALARPFDLVLTDVMMPRLGGFGLLRALREAPTTRTLPVIMLSARAGEESAVEGLEAGADDYLVKPFSARELLARVRSNLELVRARRALAHQEAFAEGLQQSLRARDEFLSVASHELKTPLAAFRLQLELIERNLSPEARTNVGERILQAGKHVRRLARLVEMLLDVSELTSGRLELRQQETDLSLLVAETVARMREEFRQAECPVALRTSGVVVGTVDRRRLDQIVENLLHNATKYGAGKPVEVTLTQDARGWLDLCVIDHGMGIAPEDKPRIFDRFERAVSVRRYGGLGLGLWVSRQWVEAHGGQLSVMDTPGGGASFRVTLPGFPLRQADVS; this is encoded by the coding sequence ATGACGCAGCCGCACCTCACGCCGCACCACACCACGGACGAGGCACTCTCGGGCGGAGGGGAGATGGGAGCGCTCATCCGTGCCAAGGATTGGAGCGGCACGCCGCTCGGTCCCGCGGCGGCGTGGCCGCAGAGTCTGCGCACCGCGGTGAGCATCTGTCTGGGGTCGCGCTTCCCCTACCTCATCCTCTGGGGGGAGGAGCTGGTGCAGATCTACAACGACGCCTTCCGGCCCATCCTCGGTCCCGCCAAGCACCCCCAGGCCCTGGGCCTGAGCGCGCGCGAGACCTGGCCCGAGGTGTGGTCCACCGTGGGGCCCATGGTGGATGGGGCGCTGCACCGGGGCGAGGCGAGCTGGGTGGAGAACCAGCTCTTCCTCTTCGATCGGGGCGCGCTCGTGGAGGAGGTCTACCTCACCTTCTCCCATAGCCCCGTGCGCGACGAGACGGGCCGGGTGGGGGGCATCTTCCAGGCGGTGAGCGACGTGACGCGGGGCGTGCTGGGCGCGCGTCGGCTGTCCACGCTGCGGGCCCTCACGCCCGAGGCGCGCTCGCTGGAGGAAGCGGCGCACGCCTGTCTGCGCGTGCTGGGCGACAACCTCTCGGATGTGCCCTTCGCCGCGCTCTACCTGCTGGAGGCGGGCGGCGCGCGGGCGTCGCTCACGGCGACCAGTGGGGTGCGCCCCGGCACGCGGCTCGCGCCCCTCTCCGTGTCCCTGTCCGACGCGGACGTGCCCTGGCCGTTCGCCTCGGCGCTCCAGCGGGGCGCGGCGGTCCAGGTGGAGGGGCTCCGGGAGCGCTTCGGCGAGGACGTGCCCGAGGGGCCGTGGCCCGAGCGTCCGCCGGGCGCGCTGGTGCTGCCGCTGGCCCGCTCTGGCCGGGGACTGGCCGGGGGCACCGAGGCCGTGGCCCTGCTGGTGCTGGGGGTGAGCGCGCGGCTGCGGCTGGACTCCGAGTACCTCAACTTCTTCGAGCTGGTGGCGGGGCACGTCGCCACGGCGCTCGCCAGCGCCCGCGCCTACCAGGAGGAGCGCCGACGGGCCGAGGCCCTCGCGGAGCTGGATCGGGCGAAGACGGCGTTCTTCAGCAACATCTCCCACGAGTTCCGCACGCCGCTCACGCTCATCCTGGGGCCCTTGGACGACCTGCTGGCCTCGGCTCATCTGGGCGAGGACGACAAGCGCGAGTTGAGCATCGTGCAGCGCAACGCCGGGCGGCTCCTGCGGCTGGTCAACTCCCTGCTGGACTTCTCGCGGCTGGAGTCCGGACGGGCGCGGGCGTTCTTCGAGTCCACGGACCTCTCCCTGTTCACCGCGGACCTCGCCAGCGCCTTCCGCTCGGCCGCCGAGCGGGCCGGTCTGCGGTGGGTGGTGGACTGTCCTCCCCTGTCGGCGCCGGTCCAGGTGGACCGGGAGATGTGGGAGAAGATCGTCCTCAACCTGCTGTCCAACGCGCTCAAGTTCACCTTCGAGGGCGAGGTCCGCGTCGAGCTGCGCGAGGAGGCCGAGCACCTGCGCCTGCGGGTGGAGGACACGGGCACGGGCATCCCCGCCGCCGAGCTGCCCCATGTCTTCGAGCGCTTCCACCGCGTGCAGGGCGCGCGCAGCCGGACCCATGAGGGCACCGGCATCGGCTTGTCGCTCGTGCGCGAGCTCGTGCGGCTGCACGGCGGCGTCGTGGGCGTGCGCAGCACCGAGGGGCAAGGCACCTGCTTCACGGTGGACATCCCCTGGGCGCATGTGCCGTCCGCGTTGGAGGTGCGGACCGAGTCACCGGAGTCCACCGCCACGGGGGCCCGGCTCTTCGTCGACGAGGCCTCGCGCTGGTCCGAGCGCGCGCCCGCGGAGCAGCCGCCCGCGGCCGCCCCCGTGCCGGGAGCGTCCTTCCGGGGCCGGGTGCTGCTCGCGGACGACAACGCGGACATGCGCGACTACGTGCGGCGGGTGCTCTCCGGCGCCTTCGAGGTGGAGTGTGTCGCGGATGGCCAGAAGGCGCTGGAGCGGGCCCTGGCGCGTCCCTTCGATCTCGTGCTCACGGACGTGATGATGCCGCGGCTGGGAGGCTTCGGGCTGTTGCGCGCGCTGCGCGAGGCCCCCACCACGCGCACGCTGCCCGTCATCATGTTGTCGGCGCGCGCGGGCGAGGAGTCCGCGGTGGAGGGCCTGGAGGCGGGGGCGGACGACTACCTCGTCAAGCCCTTCAGCGCGCGTGAGCTGCTGGCCCGCGTCCGCTCGAACCTGGAGCTGGTTCGCGCGCGGCGGGCGCTGGCCCACCAGGAGGCCTTCGCCGAGGGACTCCAGCAGTCCCTCCGGGCCCGGGACGAGTTCCTCTCGGTGGCCAGCCACGAGCTCAAGACCCCCTTGGCGGCGTTCCGTCTCCAGCTCGAGCTCATCGAGCGCAACCTCTCGCCCGAGGCCCGCACGAACGTGGGAGAGCGCATCCTCCAGGCGGGCAAACACGTGCGCCGTCTGGCCCGCCTGGTGGAGATGTTGCTGGACGTGTCGGAGCTGACCAGCGGCCGACTGGAACTGCGCCAGCAGGAGACGGACCTGTCCCTGCTCGTGGCCGAGACCGTGGCGCGCATGCGCGAGGAGTTCCGGCAGGCCGAGTGTCCGGTGGCGCTGCGGACCTCGGGGGTGGTGGTGGGCACGGTCGATCGGCGCCGCCTGGATCAGATCGTGGAGAACCTGTTGCACAACGCGACCAAGTACGGCGCGGGCAAGCCCGTGGAGGTGACGCTCACGCAGGATGCACGGGGGTGGCTGGACCTGTGTGTCATCGATCACGGCATGGGGATCGCGCCCGAGGACAAGCCGCGCATCTTCGATCGTTTCGAACGGGCCGTGTCCGTGCGCCGCTACGGCGGCCTGGGGCTGGGACTGTGGGTGAGTCGACAGTGGGTGGAGGCGCACGGAGGCCAGCTTTCCGTCATGGACACGCCGGGAGGAGGCGCGAGCTTCCGCGTCACACTGCCGGGATTCCCTCTGCGCCAGGCCGATGTGTCTTAG
- a CDS encoding vWA domain-containing protein encodes MNTDANTSSQDTRLPEAQRGPAERLLELVLGGSAHLWHNRPGLDVQGTWHPAQGARPGLVRLGTPVAPGLFVPAAVKLYGQLLDIYRLNTELLAHFASYALTQTDWRDLKVATCALMLVQAHAGQPVREPDGRVAFHDDDLRAIGEAMLLHYERKSTRMLTPKAVLRVAELLEVPEIARLNRAAGFADPAGHKAPLGRWKAVATRWLRMREQNPALLHGLVKAGYKHTLRAIARKAGYKPLTQAFFEVLGWKQKQAATGHRTVGLGELRLLKRERFEGLSEAEICERIEHERLSFKEVVGRLPPDVGLTPAILAALLPSLSSKDLLVMTPTLEELGLMADPDIRARWDEAVRAASDQRALHIVKNVRGQELQAKLEEASDNAARAAVKEATAEADVRVMFLIDKSGSMQGAIEQSKEALTRILAGFPVDKLHVASFDTVGTVLKPKAASRLGVQHMLSHIQAGGGTVHGAAVRALHQTGVRVPADAKLIVIVVGDEEGEAGEQLARTFRDCGYTVSALALIVSMAYGRGRSVRGCASALGVPYSEVTVDQFSDPYQVTRVLRTLMEAPVAPGQTATVAGWVERVMRTPLLKVA; translated from the coding sequence ATGAACACCGACGCGAACACCTCCTCTCAAGACACGCGCCTGCCCGAGGCGCAGCGTGGCCCCGCGGAGCGACTCCTGGAGCTGGTGCTCGGAGGCTCGGCGCACCTGTGGCACAACCGTCCGGGACTGGACGTTCAGGGGACCTGGCACCCGGCGCAGGGCGCCAGGCCCGGCCTCGTGCGCCTCGGCACCCCCGTGGCGCCGGGCCTGTTCGTGCCCGCGGCGGTGAAGCTCTACGGTCAACTGCTGGACATCTACCGGCTCAACACGGAGCTGCTCGCGCACTTCGCGTCCTACGCGCTGACCCAGACGGACTGGCGCGACCTCAAGGTGGCCACCTGCGCGTTGATGCTCGTGCAGGCGCACGCGGGCCAGCCCGTGCGCGAGCCGGACGGCCGCGTCGCCTTCCATGACGACGACCTGCGCGCCATTGGCGAGGCGATGCTCCTGCACTACGAGCGCAAGTCCACGCGCATGCTCACGCCCAAGGCGGTGCTGCGGGTGGCCGAGCTGCTGGAGGTGCCGGAGATCGCCCGGCTCAATCGCGCGGCGGGTTTCGCGGACCCCGCGGGGCACAAGGCGCCGCTGGGCCGCTGGAAGGCGGTGGCCACGCGCTGGCTGCGCATGCGCGAGCAGAACCCCGCCCTGCTCCACGGCCTGGTGAAGGCGGGCTACAAGCACACGCTGCGCGCCATCGCGCGCAAAGCGGGCTACAAGCCGCTGACGCAGGCGTTCTTCGAGGTGCTCGGCTGGAAGCAGAAGCAGGCGGCCACGGGCCACCGCACGGTGGGGCTCGGGGAGCTGCGGCTGCTCAAGCGCGAGCGCTTCGAGGGGCTGAGCGAGGCGGAGATCTGCGAGCGCATCGAGCACGAGCGCCTGTCGTTCAAGGAGGTCGTGGGCCGGTTGCCCCCGGACGTGGGGCTCACCCCGGCCATCCTGGCGGCGCTGTTGCCGTCGCTGTCCTCCAAGGACTTGCTGGTGATGACGCCCACGCTCGAGGAGCTGGGGCTCATGGCGGACCCGGACATCCGCGCGCGCTGGGACGAGGCGGTGCGGGCGGCGAGCGACCAGCGGGCGCTGCACATCGTGAAGAACGTCCGGGGCCAGGAGCTCCAGGCGAAGCTGGAGGAGGCGAGCGACAACGCGGCGCGGGCGGCGGTGAAGGAGGCGACGGCGGAGGCGGACGTGCGGGTGATGTTCCTCATCGACAAGTCCGGCTCCATGCAGGGCGCCATCGAGCAGTCCAAGGAAGCGCTCACGCGCATCCTCGCGGGCTTCCCGGTGGACAAGCTGCACGTGGCCTCGTTCGACACGGTGGGCACGGTGCTCAAGCCCAAGGCGGCCAGCCGTCTGGGCGTGCAGCACATGCTGAGCCACATCCAGGCGGGGGGCGGCACGGTGCATGGCGCGGCGGTGCGCGCCCTGCACCAGACGGGCGTGCGGGTGCCGGCGGACGCGAAGCTCATCGTCATCGTGGTGGGTGACGAGGAGGGCGAGGCGGGCGAGCAGCTCGCGCGGACCTTCCGCGACTGCGGCTACACGGTGAGTGCCCTGGCGCTCATCGTGAGCATGGCGTACGGCCGGGGCCGCAGCGTGCGCGGGTGCGCGTCGGCCCTGGGCGTGCCGTACAGCGAGGTGACGGTGGACCAGTTCTCGGACCCCTACCAGGTGACCCGGGTGCTGCGGACGCTGATGGAGGCCCCCGTGGCCCCGGGACAGACCGCCACCGTGGCCGGCTGGGTCGAGCGGGTCATGCGCACGCCCCTGTTGAAGGTGGCGTGA
- a CDS encoding glycoside hydrolase family 31 protein, whose translation MRFDDLSIEPNRVTFWGARSALEVRSPLPGVLRLRHLPTFVHSFRAHGTRQLPAKHSFAVVEEGQRPLTFGHEPGSNVVVVGTAELSVEVRLDQGTWCLRDASGRELSRCEGFSGEAMPDYPVTRYRSRFALHSPADEAWLGFGEKVGALDKRGMRFTFWNTDVVPHHPDTDPLYQSIPVSIGLREGVAWGLFVDESWRMEVDVASEEPSLVRWESTGPELDVYLFVGPRPEDVVRRYTALTGRQALPPLWSLGAQQSRWGYENAEEIRAVIHGYRSRGLPLDCVYLDIDYMEGYKVWTWDKARYPDPAGLVSEAAQLGVKLVPIIDPGVKQEAGYRVYEEAVAGDHLVRNDRGSVLVGEVWPKPAVFPDFSRESVRTWWGGLHRPFVEAGIAGFWNDMNEPACFRLVNAHETFHINSAPALDKDKVEGPTLPHDARHGDKRHLEVHNVYALGMARAAFEGLRRLAPEKRPFLLTRAGFAGIQRYSAVWTGDNSSYWSHLELSIPMMLGLGLSGVSFTGADIPGFMGRASGELFVRWMQLGTFYPLMRNHSAKGTPYQEPWRFGEACLGLAREWLERRYRLLPTLYSLMWESSQEGLPALRPLVMYAPGDREALRMDDAFFFGRDLLVAPVVRQGRSRRHVYLPEGRWLPFFDLGQTGAPVEGPRHVLAETPLGTVPMWLREGGVLALTEPALHTTSANWTHLTWHIHVGPQVEGQLYEDAGEGYGASRITRLRGDKTADRFVLERSTEGALPVSREKETLCLYGLPEPRELSGGREHRFVDGVLLVDVAADWTRLEVRF comes from the coding sequence ATGCGCTTCGACGACCTGTCCATCGAACCGAACCGTGTCACTTTCTGGGGGGCGCGCTCCGCGCTGGAAGTCCGCAGCCCCCTGCCCGGCGTGCTGCGCCTGCGCCACCTGCCCACCTTCGTGCATTCCTTTCGCGCGCACGGGACCCGGCAGCTGCCCGCCAAGCACTCCTTCGCGGTGGTGGAGGAGGGTCAGCGCCCGTTGACCTTCGGCCACGAGCCCGGGTCGAACGTGGTGGTGGTGGGCACCGCGGAGCTGTCCGTGGAGGTGCGGCTGGACCAGGGCACGTGGTGCCTGCGGGATGCCTCCGGGCGCGAGCTGTCGCGCTGCGAGGGCTTCTCGGGCGAGGCGATGCCGGACTACCCGGTGACGCGCTACCGCTCCCGGTTCGCGCTGCACTCGCCCGCGGACGAGGCGTGGCTGGGCTTTGGCGAGAAGGTGGGCGCGCTCGACAAGCGCGGCATGCGCTTCACCTTCTGGAACACGGACGTGGTGCCGCACCACCCGGACACGGATCCGCTCTACCAGTCCATTCCCGTCAGTATCGGCCTGCGCGAGGGCGTGGCCTGGGGCCTGTTCGTCGACGAGTCGTGGCGCATGGAGGTGGACGTCGCGTCCGAGGAGCCCTCGCTGGTGCGCTGGGAGTCCACGGGCCCCGAGCTGGACGTCTACCTCTTCGTGGGCCCGCGTCCCGAGGACGTCGTGCGCCGCTACACCGCGCTCACCGGACGCCAGGCGCTGCCGCCGCTCTGGAGCCTGGGCGCGCAGCAGTCGCGCTGGGGCTACGAGAACGCGGAGGAGATCCGCGCCGTCATCCACGGCTACCGCTCGCGCGGCCTGCCGCTGGACTGCGTGTACCTCGATATCGACTACATGGAGGGCTACAAGGTCTGGACGTGGGACAAGGCGCGCTATCCGGACCCGGCGGGCCTGGTGAGCGAGGCCGCCCAGCTGGGCGTGAAGCTCGTCCCCATCATCGACCCGGGCGTGAAGCAGGAGGCGGGCTACCGCGTCTACGAGGAGGCGGTCGCGGGCGACCACCTGGTGCGCAACGACCGGGGCAGCGTGCTGGTGGGGGAGGTGTGGCCCAAGCCCGCGGTGTTCCCGGACTTTTCGCGCGAGAGCGTGCGCACGTGGTGGGGCGGCCTGCACCGGCCCTTCGTGGAGGCGGGCATCGCCGGCTTCTGGAACGACATGAACGAGCCCGCGTGCTTCCGGCTCGTCAACGCCCACGAGACCTTCCACATCAACTCCGCGCCGGCGCTGGACAAGGACAAGGTGGAGGGGCCCACGCTGCCGCACGACGCGCGGCACGGGGACAAGCGTCACCTGGAGGTGCACAACGTGTACGCGCTCGGCATGGCGCGCGCGGCCTTCGAGGGCCTGCGCCGACTCGCGCCCGAGAAGCGGCCCTTCCTGCTGACGCGCGCGGGCTTCGCCGGCATCCAGCGCTACTCGGCCGTGTGGACGGGCGACAACTCCAGCTACTGGTCGCACCTGGAGCTGTCCATTCCGATGATGCTGGGCCTGGGCCTGTCCGGCGTGTCCTTCACCGGCGCGGACATTCCGGGCTTCATGGGCCGCGCGAGCGGAGAGCTGTTCGTGCGCTGGATGCAGCTGGGGACCTTCTACCCGCTCATGCGCAACCACTCCGCCAAGGGCACGCCCTACCAGGAGCCGTGGCGCTTCGGGGAGGCCTGTCTGGGACTCGCCCGCGAGTGGCTGGAGCGCCGCTACCGGCTCTTGCCCACGCTCTACTCGCTCATGTGGGAGTCCTCCCAGGAGGGCCTGCCCGCGCTGCGCCCGCTCGTCATGTACGCGCCGGGTGACCGCGAGGCGCTGCGCATGGACGACGCGTTCTTCTTCGGGCGGGACCTGCTCGTGGCGCCGGTGGTGCGCCAGGGCCGCTCGCGTCGGCACGTGTACCTGCCCGAGGGCCGGTGGCTGCCGTTCTTCGACCTCGGCCAGACGGGAGCGCCCGTCGAGGGCCCGCGGCACGTGCTCGCCGAGACGCCCCTGGGCACGGTGCCCATGTGGCTGCGCGAGGGCGGGGTGCTCGCCCTCACCGAGCCGGCGCTCCACACCACCTCGGCCAACTGGACGCACCTGACCTGGCACATCCACGTGGGCCCCCAGGTGGAGGGCCAGTTGTACGAGGACGCGGGCGAGGGCTACGGCGCCTCCCGCATCACGCGGCTGCGCGGCGACAAGACGGCGGACCGCTTCGTCCTGGAGCGGAGCACGGAGGGCGCCCTGCCCGTGTCGCGCGAGAAGGAGACGCTGTGCCTGTACGGCCTGCCCGAGCCGCGGGAGCTGAGCGGCGGGCGGGAGCACCGCTTCGTCGATGGGGTGCTGCTGGTGGACGTCGCGGCGGACTGGACGCGGCTGGAGGTCCGCTTCTAG
- a CDS encoding DUF2231 domain-containing protein, with product MKMRVQELHPMLIHAPLTLLPSAVAIDVAAAFSGGRTLDKTARILWWSTAAGGVVAGIAGLAASQEVKADTPKTRDMIFLHGFANAVIVLGAIGVAAWRTGHRASWASGMMGLGSLALVGYSAWLGGELVYSEGVGVNGLTMGRVEIEQRSPPLMSREAPRRIARDAVRGLRWLVGRARQVFSGRERIEPRAFGFTSIEKAVEPRVPADPAPFGFEPRPM from the coding sequence ATGAAGATGCGGGTTCAGGAACTTCATCCGATGTTGATCCACGCCCCCTTGACGCTGCTGCCCTCGGCGGTGGCCATCGACGTGGCGGCGGCGTTCTCCGGGGGACGGACCCTGGACAAGACGGCCCGCATCCTGTGGTGGAGCACCGCCGCGGGCGGCGTGGTGGCGGGGATCGCCGGGCTGGCCGCCTCGCAGGAGGTGAAGGCCGACACGCCGAAGACGCGCGACATGATCTTCCTGCACGGCTTCGCCAATGCCGTCATCGTCCTGGGCGCGATCGGCGTCGCCGCCTGGCGCACGGGCCACCGTGCCTCATGGGCCTCGGGGATGATGGGCCTGGGCTCGCTCGCGCTCGTGGGCTACAGCGCGTGGCTCGGTGGAGAGCTGGTGTACTCCGAGGGCGTGGGCGTCAACGGGCTGACCATGGGCCGGGTGGAGATCGAGCAGCGCAGCCCGCCCCTGATGTCGCGGGAGGCGCCCCGGCGCATCGCTCGGGACGCGGTGCGGGGTCTGCGCTGGTTGGTGGGTCGCGCGCGCCAGGTCTTCTCGGGCCGTGAGCGCATCGAGCCCCGGGCCTTCGGCTTCACCTCGATCGAGAAGGCGGTCGAGCCCCGGGTGCCCGCCGATCCGGCGCCGTTCGGGTTCGAACCGCGTCCGATGTAG
- a CDS encoding DUF1684 domain-containing protein codes for MRLARLLTLSALSLATPALAAPPAKPKPPAMTAPAPTTPSSLEAETRAWHQKRLANLTSEEGWLSLVGLFWLQEGDNRLGSGEDNDFVFPAGTPARIGTLTRQGTQVTFTPAAGVSLTKGGQPFTGGAVGTGEGPADTLGLGALRFYLIPRGDKLGLRVKNPEAPARKQFHGIPTWPVDAAWRIEGRFEPSPTPKKLAVPTVLGTVEDMDSPGTLVFQVQGQEYRLDPVLESPTGPFFVIFGDQTNRDASYGAGRFLYVDPPKDGRVVLDFNRAYNPPCAFSPYATCPLPPAQNRLKLRVEAGEKRYGDH; via the coding sequence ATGCGACTCGCCCGTCTGCTCACCCTGTCGGCGCTGTCCCTCGCGACACCCGCCCTCGCCGCGCCTCCCGCCAAGCCCAAGCCACCCGCCATGACCGCTCCCGCCCCGACGACCCCCTCCTCCCTGGAAGCCGAGACCCGCGCCTGGCACCAGAAGCGTCTGGCCAACCTCACCTCCGAGGAGGGCTGGCTGTCCCTGGTGGGCCTGTTCTGGTTGCAGGAAGGCGACAACCGTCTGGGCTCGGGCGAGGACAACGACTTCGTCTTCCCCGCCGGCACGCCCGCGCGCATCGGCACGCTGACGCGCCAGGGCACCCAGGTGACGTTCACGCCCGCCGCCGGCGTCTCCCTCACGAAGGGCGGCCAGCCCTTCACGGGCGGCGCGGTGGGCACCGGCGAGGGCCCCGCGGACACGCTCGGGCTCGGCGCGCTGCGCTTCTACCTCATCCCCCGGGGCGACAAGCTGGGCCTGCGGGTGAAGAACCCCGAGGCCCCGGCGCGCAAGCAGTTCCATGGCATCCCCACGTGGCCGGTCGACGCCGCCTGGCGCATCGAGGGCCGCTTCGAGCCCTCCCCCACCCCGAAGAAGCTGGCGGTGCCCACGGTGCTCGGCACGGTGGAGGACATGGACTCGCCGGGCACGCTCGTGTTCCAGGTCCAGGGACAGGAGTACCGGTTGGACCCCGTGCTGGAGTCGCCCACCGGGCCCTTCTTCGTCATCTTCGGGGACCAGACCAACCGCGATGCCTCCTACGGGGCGGGCCGCTTCCTCTACGTGGACCCGCCGAAGGATGGCCGCGTGGTCCTCGACTTCAACCGCGCCTACAACCCGCCCTGCGCCTTCTCGCCCTACGCGACGTGCCCGCTGCCGCCCGCGCAGAACCGGCTGAAGCTGCGCGTGGAGGCGGGCGAGAAGCGCTACGGCGACCACTGA
- a CDS encoding HesA/MoeB/ThiF family protein: MRILFCGVGAVGSTAAVLCRNLEATLVFIDFDRVESRNLLAQAYVKPSVGRNKAEALKLQLLNLYGVKAEAVGVRLTRDNVAALCQGADLLVDGFDNQASRHVLSAFAREKGLPLVHGALAADGTFGLVRWEERFVADAEDTAGQATCEGGEHLPLIGQLAATLARAIQDFVKHGARRDALVGLAAVTPTTA, from the coding sequence ATGCGCATCCTCTTCTGTGGCGTGGGCGCGGTGGGCTCCACGGCGGCGGTGCTGTGCCGCAACCTGGAGGCCACGCTCGTCTTCATCGACTTCGACCGCGTCGAGTCGCGCAACCTCCTGGCCCAGGCCTACGTGAAGCCCTCGGTGGGCCGCAACAAGGCCGAGGCGCTCAAGCTCCAGCTGCTCAACCTGTACGGCGTGAAGGCCGAGGCCGTGGGCGTGCGGCTCACGCGCGACAACGTGGCGGCGCTCTGCCAGGGCGCGGACCTGCTCGTGGACGGCTTCGACAACCAGGCGAGCCGCCACGTGCTCAGCGCGTTCGCGCGGGAGAAAGGCCTGCCCCTGGTGCACGGCGCGCTCGCGGCGGACGGCACCTTCGGCCTGGTGCGCTGGGAGGAGCGCTTCGTGGCGGACGCCGAGGACACGGCGGGTCAGGCCACCTGCGAGGGCGGCGAGCACCTGCCGCTCATCGGCCAGCTCGCGGCCACGCTCGCCCGGGCGATCCAGGACTTCGTGAAGCACGGCGCGCGCCGCGATGCCCTGGTGGGACTCGCGGCGGTGACGCCCACGACGGCGTGA
- a CDS encoding MvdC/MvdD family ATP grasp protein: MGSSRDTVLLLTHDADPFSVDRVAAAVSRRGARPVRIDVEGVPSRWALTSVLGPSGEDVVLHTPAGAVHAWQVHAVWLRRRPPLRLEGALDGLAAAGCRFINPLEADAAAENTARQLRLARQLGLEVPRTVVTNDPARVRAFFEEVQGRMVAKRLTPTSPFLGGDSPFEHLADLRHGPLVFQERLDTAYALRVAVVGARCFTGAVEASCSAAGPEARPWTHGVLPSAVAGRLVRLVAALGLVCAAADFIVTPEGRCVFLEVNPGGEWGMLERDLGLPISEALAEALSAPLPRSGFLPESPWPSSG; encoded by the coding sequence ATGGGCTCCTCGCGCGACACCGTCCTGTTGCTCACCCACGACGCGGACCCCTTCAGCGTGGACCGGGTCGCGGCGGCCGTGTCGCGCCGGGGGGCCCGCCCCGTGCGCATCGACGTGGAGGGCGTTCCTTCCCGCTGGGCGCTGACCTCGGTGCTGGGGCCCTCGGGCGAGGACGTGGTGCTGCACACGCCCGCCGGAGCGGTGCATGCCTGGCAGGTGCACGCGGTGTGGCTGCGCCGACGGCCCCCGCTCCGGCTGGAGGGGGCCCTGGACGGCTTGGCGGCCGCGGGCTGCCGCTTCATCAACCCCTTGGAGGCGGACGCGGCGGCGGAGAACACGGCCCGCCAATTGCGCCTGGCCCGCCAGCTGGGACTGGAGGTGCCCCGCACCGTGGTGACCAACGATCCGGCCCGGGTGCGCGCCTTCTTCGAGGAGGTCCAGGGCCGGATGGTGGCCAAGAGGCTCACGCCCACGAGCCCGTTCCTGGGCGGGGACTCGCCTTTCGAGCACCTGGCCGACCTGCGCCATGGCCCCTTAGTGTTCCAGGAGCGGCTGGACACGGCGTACGCGCTGCGGGTCGCGGTGGTGGGGGCGCGCTGCTTCACGGGTGCCGTGGAGGCCTCGTGCTCCGCGGCGGGCCCCGAGGCGCGTCCCTGGACGCACGGGGTGCTGCCCTCGGCGGTGGCCGGACGGCTCGTGCGCCTGGTGGCGGCGCTGGGGCTCGTCTGCGCCGCCGCGGACTTCATCGTCACCCCCGAGGGACGCTGCGTCTTCCTCGAGGTCAACCCCGGCGGGGAGTGGGGCATGCTCGAGCGGGACCTGGGGCTGCCCATCTCCGAGGCCCTGGCCGAGGCCCTGTCGGCCCCGCTTCCCCGGTCCGGCTTCCTTCCGGAGAGCCCCTGGCCATCCTCCGGGTGA